ATTTACATTTTGCCCCAATAATATAACCTCTTTATACCCTAACTCTACCAAATATTTTATTTCATCTAATATTTCTTCAGGATCTCTACTTATTTCTCTACCCCTTACATAAGGAACGATACAATATGAACAATAATTATTACACCCTTTCATTATTGAAACATAAGCTATAGTACTGGGTTCTCTTTTAAATTTGCCTTTAATAAGCTTATTAGATTTAAAATCTGTATCGACTATTCTTTCACCTAGCTCAACCTGATTCATAATTTCTTCAAATCTATTCAATGCATCTGTGCCTACAACAAATGAAACATCTTTAAATCTTTCCATTATATTATAACCCTGTTGTTGAGCCACACACCCACATATACCTATTTTTATTTCCCTATCTTTTCTTTTCAATTTTTTAATACGCCCAATCTCAGAATATACCTTCTTTTCAGCTTTTTCTCTTACACTACAAGTATTTAAGATTATATAATCTGCATCCTCATAACTATTTGTTTCATAATATCCTTTATTAATTAGTACAGAAGAAATATACTCTGAATCGTATTCATTCATTTGACAGCCATATGTTTTTATATAAAATTTTGTCATCATTTTATGTGCTCATTTAATGTTTTAATATATTCCCTACTTTTATCATAATAATTGCTATATCTATCAACATTTCTAAACCAATATAGAGCATCCTTTAATTCATATTCACTAACTTGAAAATCTGATTCAAGTATTTTATTATATCTTTTCTCACCAATTTCAAAAGCAATTTTACTTTTTAGATCAAGTATCTTTTTATCCTTTACCTCGATTAATTCTAATAACTCATAGGCTCCAATCAAATCTCCTTCTTTATAAGCTTTTAATGCATTATTATAATAATATTCACCCAATCTATCTGTTAAATTCTGTATTTCTTCAACTATTTTATCCATTAGCTTATTTGCTTCTTCATATAACAAGTCTTTATCATTTATTTTATTTAAAAGGTCTATAGCCTCAATAAGTTTTACCTGTGCATCTTTGAAATTACCCTTTTCTAAATTATCTAAAGCTTCCTCATATTTTATTTTTGCTTTTCTGATAATTTCCTTATTTTTAATGTATCTTTTTATCTTAGTATCAACTAATATTGCTTTTCTATTATACCTATTTATTTCTAAGGCCTTAGAAGTAAGTTTTTCGGCCTGTTCTACATCTCCAGCTTTTAGCATCTCTTCTGCTTTTTTAGCCAATTTATAGCTTTCATCTGTTAATAAATATATAGCTAAAAATATAAAAGCAATTATTATAGATAATGAAATTAATACATTCTTCATTATTTAATAATTATCCAAGTATTTTTTTAGTTCAATACTTTTTAGTTTATCACTAAATATAGATGATTTCTCTTTGTTTCCCAACTTTTTATATGATAGAGCTAAAAAAAAGTAATCGAAATCACTACTAGGATCGCCCAAAAATATTATAAGGTCATTGAACTTTTTGTTTTCATATAGAAATCCAACATATTTTCTTCTATCTTTACAATTTGACAGATAACGCAATATCTTGTGATTATAAAGGCTCTCTTTAATCAAATATCCACCATAATCACATAAATATTTACCATTCTCCTCATTTATAAATTCACTTAATTTGTTTATATTTTTGTTTTTTATAAAACAAGCTATCTTATTTTTATTCAACAATCTTTTGTTATCTATACATTTATCAATTAAAGAGCAATCATATGTTAATCCTTTATCATTATATATCTTTATTGCTCTACAATAATTTTCACTTTCTATGTGAAAATTATTTAAAAAGGCATTAAAATTATTTATAAATTTATCATAATCTTCTTTTTGCCAGTATCTAGATAGTGCAAGGTTTACAAAATCATCATCTTTATAAAAGCCAAATACCTTCCAGAATTTATTATATTCTTTATTTTTAAAAAAATATAAACCAATTTCCCTTAAATCTTCTTTTTTGACCTTTGATAAATCTATACAATTAAAAACCCTATTATATAATTTGCTATTTAGAAGATTATATAAAACTTGCAATTTATTTTCATCTGTTAGGTTATCACATATTATATTAAATAGTTTATCATTTTTTTCACAATTAGAATTGATGTATATATTTGTAAACTCATAAAGGGGATATTTTTTTAAAAAGTCCAATGACAAATCACAATTTACATTAGTTAGTGCAAACATCTTCATCTCTCGTACTTGAGAAATATTAATTCTTGGGTCGTTCCTTGTTTCTATTCCATCTAAAAATAAGAGAGTTTTCTGAAAGTCCTTCTCCTTAAAATAAATTGTTGCAAGTATATAGCTTGCAAAGGATTTTTTTTCTTTAGAATCTGCTTGTTTTACATATTCTTTAAGATTATCTTTCGCAATATCAATAAAGCCATCTCTATAGGCTTTAAGCCCTATAATATAATTATTTACATCTGCATTTACATATATACAATTTAAAATTATTAGAATAATTACTGATATTCTGAAGAACATATTTAAATTAATTATCTAAAAGTTCTACAGGGTGCAAAACAGGTTTCTTTGATATACTCTTAAGTCTCATTCTGCAAGAGGGACAATCTGTCAAAAGTAAATAATAACCATCTCTACCTTTTTTATTAATTCTATTCTTAAGATCGTCTCCAATCTTTTGACTTATAAGCGAGTTTTTATTGTACATACCCCAACTACCAGCCATGCCACAACAGTTACTATCTAAAGATTGAACCTCTAAATATTCCAATTTTTTTAACAATTCTAATGAAAAATTTTTTCCGCTTTGAAATTTTAGGTGGCAAGGTTCGTGATATAGAGCTTTTCTCTTCTCTTTATCATTGTATTTGTTTTTTTTAAACTCAATATCTATAAGAACTTCACTTATTAATTTTGTTTTTCTACTAATTTCATAGATAATTTCATCATC
This Deferribacterota bacterium DNA region includes the following protein-coding sequences:
- the miaB gene encoding tRNA (N6-isopentenyl adenosine(37)-C2)-methylthiotransferase MiaB, encoding MMTKFYIKTYGCQMNEYDSEYISSVLINKGYYETNSYEDADYIILNTCSVREKAEKKVYSEIGRIKKLKRKDREIKIGICGCVAQQQGYNIMERFKDVSFVVGTDALNRFEEIMNQVELGERIVDTDFKSNKLIKGKFKREPSTIAYVSIMKGCNNYCSYCIVPYVRGREISRDPEEILDEIKYLVELGYKEVILLGQNVNSYGKTLDETINFPKFLSMVNNINGLERIRFVTSHPKDFDEDLIFAMRDNEKVCEQIHLPIQSGSNKILKSMNRKYTSQEYLKKIEKLKKYIPNIAISSDFIVGYPGESEGDFNDTLNILNEVKYIMYFLLSIL